The Gloeobacter morelensis MG652769 genome contains the following window.
CAAAATCACGCTCGCCGATTGAATGCGCCAGTCGCGAACGAGCACCGCGCCGTCGTGCAGCCGCGTCTTTGGATAAAAGATGGTCAACAGCAAGCTCTTGGAAAGAACCGCGTCCATCGTATCGCCCGGATCTTGTAGGAGGCGATCGTCGATGGGGCTCTGCTCGATCACTATGAGGGCACCGATGCGCTCCTCCGAAAGATCTTGAACGGCATCAAGCAACTCGTCGAGGGCTTCTTTCTCAAAGTCGGGCACCCGATCGGGCTTGAGCAATGTAAAAATTTCGCCCCGGCCCAACTGCTCAAGAAAGCGGCGCAACTCCGGCTGGAAGATGACAGGCACCGCCACCGCCACCCCGATCAAGATCTTATCGAGGATGAAATTGAGGGTGGTCAACCCGAGCAAGTTGCTCAGGAAAAAGGCGCCCGAGAGAATCAAAAACCCCCGGATGAGCCAGACGGTGCGGGTCTGGCGGATCAACTGAAAGGCCAAGTAGAGCAGCAGGCCCACCGCGGCCCAATCGAGAATCGAAATGATGAGCGGTCGCAGAGCCAG
Protein-coding sequences here:
- the cdaA gene encoding diadenylate cyclase CdaA, whose product is MNGPLEQLSGELALRPLIISILDWAAVGLLLYLAFQLIRQTRTVWLIRGFLILSGAFFLSNLLGLTTLNFILDKILIGVAVAVPVIFQPELRRFLEQLGRGEIFTLLKPDRVPDFEKEALDELLDAVQDLSEERIGALIVIEQSPIDDRLLQDPGDTMDAVLSKSLLLTIFYPKTRLHDGAVLVRDWRIQSASVILPMSTQIPARQLGTRHRAAMGITEQTDALCIVVSEETGSISLAERGKLQRPLTVEQLAEALNRRYRRDEPPSVFTIPALSDWTRKLFPASSSQSGNSD